The following proteins come from a genomic window of Salvia hispanica cultivar TCC Black 2014 chromosome 4, UniMelb_Shisp_WGS_1.0, whole genome shotgun sequence:
- the LOC125218431 gene encoding uncharacterized protein LOC125218431, which translates to MNGGGRDAEEKGLLWKLPQLKSNQLGKLGPAFGVGAGCGFGFAFGLLGGAGFGPGIPGLQLGFGFGAGCGVGVGFGYGVGRGIAYDDNRKYSNVDKAFHSFRALPAQDEISGLVDELVVNTKKLIRATSREVNKWRGQGFD; encoded by the exons ATGAACGGAGGAGGCAGAGACGCAGAGGAGAAGGGCTTGTTATGGAAGCTGCCGCAGCTTAAATCGAATCAACTCGGAAAGCTCGGACCTGCCTTCGGCGTCGGCGCCGGCTGCGGCTTTGGTTTCGCCTTTGGTCTCCTTGGAG GTGCGGGTTTTGGTCCGGGAATCCCGGGCCTGCAGCTCGGATTCGGGTTCGGAGCTGGGTGCGGCGTTGGTGTGGGTTTTGGGTATGGCGTCGGCCGAGGGATCGCGTATGATGACAATCGGAAATACTCTAATGTTGACAAGGCTTTTCACAGCTTCCGAGCTCTCCCCGCACA GGATGAAATCAGCGGCCTTGTTGACGAGCTAGTAGTGAATACGAAAAAGCTAATTCGAGCAACTTCCAGGGAGGTGAACAAGTGGCGAGGACAGGGATTTGATTAA